A genome region from Streptomyces sp. S4.7 includes the following:
- a CDS encoding NUDIX hydrolase: MPGDALRKVSRVVLLDPDDRILLMHGYEPGDPAKDWWFTPGGGLEGDETRQEAALRELAEETGITEVELGPVLWRRTCSFPFDGRRWDQDEWYFLARTAQTETTVEGLTELERRSVAELRWWTSAELSTARETVYPTRLAGLLRTLLDEGPPGAPVLLASEIV; this comes from the coding sequence TTGCCGGGTGACGCGCTGCGGAAGGTCTCACGGGTCGTACTGCTCGACCCGGACGACCGCATTCTGCTGATGCACGGGTACGAGCCGGGCGACCCGGCGAAGGACTGGTGGTTCACACCCGGCGGCGGGCTGGAGGGCGACGAGACGCGGCAGGAGGCCGCGCTGCGCGAGCTGGCCGAGGAGACGGGCATCACAGAGGTCGAGCTCGGGCCCGTTCTCTGGCGCCGTACCTGCTCCTTCCCGTTCGACGGGCGGCGCTGGGACCAGGACGAGTGGTACTTCCTGGCACGTACGGCGCAGACCGAGACCACCGTCGAGGGGCTGACGGAGCTGGAGCGGCGCAGTGTCGCGGAGCTGAGGTGGTGGACCTCCGCCGAACTGTCGACGGCGCGTGAGACGGTGTATCCGACCAGGCTCGCCGGGCTGCTGCGCACGCTGCTCGACGAGGGTCCTCCGGGTGCACCGGTGCTTCTCGCCTCTGAAATCGTCTAG
- a CDS encoding DUF2469 domain-containing protein, which yields MSAEDLEKYETEMELKLYREYRDVVGLFKYVIETERRFYLTNDYEMQVHSVQGEVFFEVSMADAWVWDMYRPARFVKQVRVLTFKDVNIEELNKSDLELPGG from the coding sequence ATGAGTGCCGAGGACCTCGAGAAGTACGAGACCGAGATGGAGCTGAAGCTCTACCGGGAGTACCGCGATGTCGTCGGTCTTTTCAAATACGTGATCGAGACCGAACGGCGCTTCTATCTCACCAATGACTACGAGATGCAGGTGCACTCGGTGCAGGGCGAGGTCTTCTTCGAGGTCTCGATGGCGGACGCGTGGGTCTGGGACATGTACCGGCCGGCCAGGTTCGTCAAGCAGGTGCGGGTTCTCACGTTCAAGGACGTGAACATCGAGGAGCTGAACAAGAGCGATCTCGAGCTGCCGGGCGGCTGA
- a CDS encoding YraN family protein: protein MNATGALGRYGEGLAARRLAAAGMTVLDRNWRCGRTGEIDIVARDGDVLVVCEVKTRREGSFEHPMAAVTPVKVDRLRRLAACWLEKSGGAPPGGVRIDLVGVVLPRRGAPVVEHARGVA from the coding sequence ATGAACGCGACGGGGGCACTCGGGCGGTACGGCGAAGGGCTGGCCGCGCGTCGGCTGGCGGCGGCGGGAATGACCGTGCTGGACCGCAACTGGCGGTGCGGCAGGACGGGCGAGATCGACATCGTCGCCCGCGACGGCGACGTGCTGGTCGTCTGTGAGGTGAAGACCCGCCGGGAGGGCTCCTTCGAGCATCCGATGGCGGCGGTGACGCCGGTGAAAGTGGACCGGCTAAGGCGCCTCGCGGCCTGCTGGCTGGAGAAGAGCGGCGGAGCGCCCCCGGGCGGCGTGCGTATCGACCTGGTCGGGGTGGTGCTGCCCAGACGCGGCGCTCCCGTGGTCGAGCACGCCCGAGGGGTGGCCTGA
- a CDS encoding YifB family Mg chelatase-like AAA ATPase: protein MGFARACSVALVGVEGVVVEVQADLEPGVAAFTLVGLPDKSLVESRDRVRAAVVNSGAEWPQKKLTVGLSPASVPKSGSGFDLAVAVAVLGAAERIEARAIADLVLIGELGLDGRVRPVRGILPAVLAAAEAGYHQVVVPEQTAGEASLVPGVSVLGVRSLRQLIAVLTGETVPEEPTVTEEGRPDPMLAGLMVPGAGVGTGLAPGFGQQGTHRPDLADVAGQQGARTALEVAAAGGHHLLLQGPPGAGKTMLAERLPALLPALTRQESVEVTAVHSVAGILPPGEPLVRTAPYCAPHHSATMQSLVGGGNGLARPGAVSLAHKGVLFLDEAPEFSGKALDALRQPLESGQVVIARSAGVVRLPARFLMVLAANPCPCGRHTLHGAGCECPPSAIRRYQSRLSGPLLDRVDLRVEVQPVHRADLMDQGGRGETTEVVAKRVARARLRSAQRLAGTPWTVNSEVPGHELRTRWLTAPGALDAAERDLERGLLTARGLDRVLRVAWTVADLAGRDSPDGRDVGLALELRTGIARGVAATIGEMS, encoded by the coding sequence ATGGGATTCGCGCGCGCGTGCTCCGTGGCGCTGGTGGGCGTCGAGGGCGTGGTGGTGGAGGTCCAGGCGGATCTCGAACCGGGCGTGGCGGCCTTCACCCTCGTCGGACTGCCCGACAAGAGCCTGGTGGAGAGCCGGGACAGGGTCCGGGCGGCGGTGGTGAACTCCGGCGCGGAGTGGCCGCAGAAGAAGCTCACGGTGGGCCTCAGCCCCGCCTCCGTACCGAAGAGCGGATCCGGATTCGATCTCGCTGTCGCCGTCGCCGTGCTGGGGGCGGCCGAGCGTATCGAAGCCCGGGCCATCGCCGATCTCGTGCTGATCGGCGAGCTGGGGCTGGACGGCAGGGTCCGTCCGGTGCGCGGCATCCTCCCGGCCGTTCTCGCCGCCGCCGAGGCCGGCTACCACCAGGTGGTCGTGCCGGAGCAGACCGCGGGTGAGGCCTCCCTGGTGCCGGGGGTGTCCGTGCTCGGCGTACGGAGCCTGCGCCAGCTCATCGCCGTACTGACCGGTGAAACGGTGCCGGAGGAGCCCACGGTCACCGAGGAGGGGCGCCCCGATCCCATGCTCGCGGGCCTGATGGTGCCCGGCGCCGGGGTGGGGACGGGGCTGGCCCCCGGTTTCGGTCAGCAGGGCACGCACCGCCCGGACCTCGCCGATGTGGCAGGCCAGCAGGGAGCCCGTACGGCCCTGGAGGTCGCGGCGGCCGGCGGACACCACCTGCTCCTGCAAGGGCCACCGGGCGCGGGCAAGACGATGCTGGCCGAGCGGCTGCCCGCACTGCTGCCGGCGCTGACGCGCCAGGAGTCCGTCGAGGTCACGGCGGTGCACTCGGTCGCCGGGATCCTGCCGCCCGGGGAACCGCTCGTACGTACGGCGCCCTACTGCGCACCACATCACTCGGCGACCATGCAGTCCCTCGTCGGAGGCGGCAACGGTCTGGCCCGACCGGGAGCGGTGTCGTTGGCACACAAAGGTGTGCTTTTTCTGGACGAGGCGCCGGAATTCTCCGGCAAGGCCCTCGACGCGCTGCGCCAGCCCCTGGAATCGGGGCAAGTGGTCATCGCGCGCAGCGCCGGAGTCGTACGGTTGCCTGCCCGCTTTCTGATGGTCCTCGCCGCCAACCCGTGCCCCTGCGGACGGCACACGCTGCACGGCGCCGGGTGCGAATGCCCGCCCTCGGCGATCCGCCGCTACCAGTCGCGTCTGTCCGGCCCCCTGCTGGACCGGGTCGATCTCCGGGTGGAGGTCCAGCCGGTGCACCGCGCCGACCTCATGGACCAGGGCGGCCGGGGCGAGACGACGGAGGTCGTCGCCAAGCGGGTCGCGCGGGCCCGGCTGCGGTCGGCACAGCGGCTGGCGGGGACGCCCTGGACGGTCAACAGCGAGGTGCCCGGTCATGAGCTGCGTACCCGGTGGCTCACCGCGCCCGGGGCCCTCGACGCCGCCGAGCGGGACCTCGAACGGGGACTGCTCACGGCCCGCGGTCTGGACCGGGTCCTGCGGGTCGCCTGGACGGTCGCGGACCTCGCCGGACGCGACAGCCCCGACGGCCGGGACGTGGGACTGGCGCTGGAACTGCGCACCGGCATCGCCCGCGGCGTCGCGGCCACCATCGGAGAAATGTCATGA
- the dprA gene encoding DNA-processing protein DprA, producing the protein MTGAVEADERLARAALTRVIEPGDENGGRWLREHGARGLMDLLTSPDRSDDEALGDTGPRRISGLRARASAADPERDLSVVAGIGGRFVCPGDQEWPTQLDDLGTARPIGLWVRGRSDLRLWSLRSVAVVGARACTPYGARMAASIASGLAERGWVVTSGAAYGVDGAAHRGALASGGATVAVLACGVDVVYPPGHAELVRRIAEQGLVVGELAPGDHPTRSRFVLRNRVIAALTRGTVVVEAEYRSGSLVTARCAQRLGRFTMGVPGPATSGLSSGVHELLRGEGVLVTDAAEVTELVGDMGDLAPARRGPVLARDLLDPLAGRILDALPGRGALATRDIARETATTADEALGKLYELHSLGFVQRQGDGWQLTPRTTSADGTRRAVT; encoded by the coding sequence ATGACCGGGGCCGTCGAGGCAGACGAGCGACTCGCGCGGGCGGCCCTGACACGAGTGATCGAGCCCGGCGACGAGAACGGCGGGCGGTGGTTGCGCGAGCACGGCGCCCGAGGGCTGATGGACCTGCTCACCTCCCCCGACAGGAGCGACGACGAGGCTCTGGGGGATACCGGTCCGCGCCGTATCAGCGGCCTCCGGGCACGTGCGTCGGCAGCGGACCCCGAGCGGGACCTGTCGGTCGTCGCCGGGATCGGCGGCCGGTTCGTGTGTCCCGGAGACCAGGAGTGGCCGACACAGCTCGACGACCTCGGCACGGCACGCCCCATCGGGCTGTGGGTGCGCGGCAGGTCCGACCTGAGGCTCTGGTCCCTGCGCTCGGTCGCCGTCGTGGGAGCCAGAGCCTGTACACCGTACGGGGCGCGCATGGCGGCGAGTATCGCTTCCGGCCTCGCCGAGCGGGGCTGGGTGGTGACATCGGGCGCGGCGTACGGCGTCGACGGAGCCGCTCACCGGGGCGCACTGGCCTCCGGGGGCGCGACCGTCGCCGTCCTGGCCTGCGGGGTCGACGTGGTCTATCCACCCGGCCACGCGGAACTGGTGCGCCGCATCGCCGAACAGGGTCTGGTCGTGGGGGAGCTGGCACCCGGCGATCATCCGACCCGCAGCAGGTTCGTCCTCCGCAACCGGGTGATCGCCGCGCTCACCCGGGGGACGGTCGTGGTGGAGGCCGAGTACCGCAGCGGTTCGCTGGTCACCGCGCGCTGCGCCCAGCGGCTCGGGCGGTTCACCATGGGAGTGCCGGGGCCTGCCACGAGCGGACTCTCGTCCGGGGTGCATGAACTGCTGCGCGGTGAAGGCGTGCTGGTCACGGACGCCGCCGAAGTGACCGAACTGGTGGGGGACATGGGTGACCTCGCACCCGCCCGGCGCGGGCCAGTCCTGGCCAGGGACCTGCTCGATCCCCTCGCCGGACGGATCCTCGACGCGCTGCCCGGTCGTGGCGCCCTCGCCACGCGGGACATCGCGCGGGAGACCGCGACGACGGCCGACGAGGCTCTCGGCAAGCTGTACGAACTTCACTCCCTCGGGTTCGTACAACGGCAGGGTGATGGATGGCAGTTGACGCCGCGGACCACAAGCGCGGACGGTACGCGGCGAGCCGTTACTTGA
- the whiG gene encoding RNA polymerase sigma factor WhiG, translated as MPQHTSGSDRVAAPPPAPPAARGEVRPSAPSALDTLWRSYKSTGNERLREQLILHYSPLVKYVAGRVSVGLPSNVEQADFVSSGVFGLIDAIEKFDIERSIKFETYAITRIRGAMIDELRALDWIPRSVRQKARAVERAYATLEAQLRRTPSETEVAAEMGIAVEELHAVFSQLSLANVVALEELLHVGGEGGDRLSLMDTLEDTAADNPVEVAEDRELRRLLARAINTLPEREKTVVTLYYYEGLTLAEIGNVLGVTESRVSQIHTKSVLQLRAKLADAGR; from the coding sequence ATGCCCCAGCACACCTCCGGGTCCGACCGCGTGGCGGCGCCGCCCCCGGCGCCCCCAGCGGCCCGCGGCGAAGTGCGACCCTCCGCCCCCTCGGCGCTCGACACCTTGTGGCGGTCGTACAAGTCCACGGGTAACGAGCGGCTGCGTGAACAGTTGATCCTGCACTACTCGCCGCTGGTGAAGTACGTGGCCGGTCGGGTGAGCGTGGGACTGCCGTCCAATGTCGAGCAGGCGGATTTCGTCTCCTCCGGGGTGTTCGGGCTCATCGACGCGATCGAGAAGTTCGACATCGAGCGGTCGATCAAGTTCGAGACGTACGCGATCACCCGTATCCGGGGCGCGATGATCGACGAACTGCGCGCGCTGGACTGGATCCCGCGCTCAGTACGCCAGAAGGCGAGGGCTGTCGAGCGCGCCTACGCCACCCTGGAGGCGCAGCTGCGGCGTACCCCCTCGGAGACCGAGGTGGCCGCCGAGATGGGCATCGCAGTCGAGGAACTGCACGCCGTCTTCAGCCAGTTGTCGCTGGCGAACGTCGTGGCGCTGGAGGAACTGCTGCATGTCGGCGGGGAGGGCGGCGACCGGCTCAGCCTGATGGACACGCTGGAGGACACGGCGGCGGACAACCCCGTCGAGGTCGCCGAGGACCGTGAGCTGCGGCGGCTGCTCGCCCGCGCCATCAACACCCTTCCCGAGCGCGAGAAGACCGTGGTCACGCTCTACTACTACGAGGGACTCACGCTGGCCGAGATCGGCAACGTCCTCGGTGTCACCGAGAGCCGCGTCAGCCAGATCCACACCAAGTCCGTCCTCCAGCTCCGCGCCAAACTCGCCGACGCGGGACGCTGA
- a CDS encoding TetR/AcrR family transcriptional regulator yields the protein MAEHRTMQRGALLDAARSLLSEGGTEALTFPALAERTGLARSSVYEYFRSRGAVVEELCAVDFPVWAAEIEFAMAEAATSESKIEAYVRKQLSLVGDRRHRAVVAISASELDAGAREKIRAAHGGLIAMIVEALGELGHEQPRLAALLLQGVVDAAVRRIELGAAEDPAVIAEAAVSMVLQGVRGT from the coding sequence GTGGCCGAGCACCGGACCATGCAGCGCGGCGCCCTGCTTGACGCCGCACGCTCCCTCCTGTCGGAAGGCGGCACGGAGGCGCTGACCTTCCCCGCCCTCGCCGAGCGCACCGGCCTCGCCAGGTCGTCGGTCTATGAGTACTTCCGCTCACGCGGCGCCGTCGTCGAAGAGCTCTGCGCCGTCGACTTCCCTGTCTGGGCCGCCGAGATCGAATTCGCCATGGCGGAGGCGGCGACCTCCGAGAGCAAGATCGAAGCGTATGTACGCAAGCAGTTGAGCCTCGTCGGCGACCGCCGCCACCGCGCGGTGGTCGCCATCTCCGCGAGCGAACTCGACGCGGGCGCCCGGGAGAAGATCCGAGCGGCGCACGGCGGGCTCATCGCGATGATCGTCGAGGCCCTCGGGGAGCTGGGCCACGAGCAGCCGAGGCTGGCCGCGTTACTGCTCCAGGGCGTGGTGGACGCCGCCGTGCGTCGGATCGAGTTGGGCGCGGCCGAGGATCCCGCGGTGATCGCCGAGGCGGCGGTGTCCATGGTGCTCCAGGGCGTACGCGGTACCTGA